From a single Thermothielavioides terrestris NRRL 8126 chromosome 1, complete sequence genomic region:
- a CDS encoding glycoside hydrolase family 76 protein (CAZy_ID 269794) — protein MRLLGLAAALGVLVRSGAAIDLVLEDEESVKSAAATIAFGLVKYYTGNNTGDTPGNLPDPYFWWEAGAMFGTLIDYWALTGDDSYNNITTQAILHQATENGDFMPANQTRTLGNDDQGFWGMAALSAAENNYPNPPSDQPQWLALAQSLFNQYASRWDETTCGGGLRWQIFTFNNGYNYKNSISNGCFFNIAARLARYTGNETYAEWASKIWTWQETVGLISADYHVHDGTNINLTDNTCTAVDKNEWTYNSGIFLHGAAVMYNHTNGSSTWRERVDGLLAAAQATFFTNNSVMVEQLCEPAGVCDNDQRSFKGYLTRWLAGTTQMAPHTAGPIRALLAADATAAAKACVGNPGAPAFKGHAGTACGFRWDDAAVGGGFDGSAGVGEQMNALSAVMYTLVTSSKAAAPLTADTGGTSKGNPAGKAHQPGGVESESESEISVGERVAAGFVTSAIALGVVAGCAFVIS, from the exons ATGAGGTTACTTGGGCTCGCGGCCGCTCTAGGTGTGCTGGTGAGATCCGGGGCGGCAATCGACTTGGTCCTGGAGGATGAAG AGTCTGTCaaatccgccgccgccacaaTCGCCTTCGGGCTGGTCAAGTACTACACGGGCAACAACACCGGCGACACGCCGGGAAACCTTCCGGACCCGTATTTCTGGTGGGAGGCGGGCGCCATGTTCGGCACCCTGATCGACTACTGGGCACTGACGGGCGACGACTCGTACAACAACATCACGACGCAGGCGATTCTCCACCAAGCGACGGAGAACGGGGACTTCATGCCGGCGAACCAGACGCGCACGCTCGGCAACGACGACCAGGGATTCTGGGGGATGGCGgcgctctcggcggcggagaacAACTACCCCAACCCGCCGTCGGATCAGCCGCAATGGCTCGCCCTGGCGCAGTCGCTCTTCAACCAATACGCCTCCCGCTGGGACGAGACCACGTGCGGCGGGGGCCTGCGCTGGCAGATCTTCACCTTCAACAACGGGTACAACTACAAGAACTCCATCTCCAACGGCTGCTTCTTCAACAtcgccgcccgcctggcCCGCTACACGGGCAACGAGACCTACGCCGAGTGGGCGTCCAAGATCTGGACCTGGCAGGAGACCGTGGGGCTCATCAGCGCCGACTACCACGTCCACGACGGCACGAACATCAACCTCACCGACAACACGTGCACGGCGGTGGACAAGAACGAGTGGACGTACAACTCGGGCATCTTCCTTCACGGCGCGGCGGTCATGTACAACCACACGAACGGATCGTCGACGTGGCGCGAGCGCGTGGACGGCCTGCTCGCGGCGGCCCAAGCGACCTTCTTCACCAACAACTCGGTCATGGTGGAGCAGCTGTGCGAGCCGGCGGGCGTGTGCGACAACGACCAGCGGTCCTTCAAGGGCTACCTGACGCGGTGGCTGGCCGGCACGACGCAGATGGCGCCGCACACGGCCGGGCCGAtccgcgcgctgctcgcggcggacgcgacggccgcggcgaaggCCTGCGTCGGCAACCCGGGCGCGCCCGCCTTCAAGGGCCACGCCGGCACGGCCTGCGGGTTCCGCTGGGACGACgccgcggtcggcggcggcttcgacggaagcgcgggcgtcggcgagcagATGAACGCGCTGTCGGCCGTCATGTATACGCTCGTCACCAGCagcaaggcggccgcgccgctcaCGGCCGACACGGGCGGCACGTCCAAGGGGAACCCGGCCGGGAAGGCGCACCAgccgggcggcgtcgagagcgagagcgagagcgagaTCAGCGTGGGCGAGCGCGTGGCGGCCGGGTTTGTCACGTCGGCGATAGCGCTGGGGGTGGTTGCCGGGTGCGCGTTTGTGATTTCGTGA